The Hippocampus zosterae strain Florida chromosome 2, ASM2543408v3, whole genome shotgun sequence genome contains the following window.
CTGTGACAAATATGTTTTAATATGCCACTTATCAAACAATTCTTGGTAAAATGAGATCATTAAAGAGCCCAGTTCTACCGAAAATGTGGATACAATTATTCTCAGTGTACACCCAAACTCTTGTGCTCCTGACAAAACACCTCACTTGAATTAAAATATGTCAACCACTGGCCTGGCCCCTCCACTCTTACAAAGCAAAAAGTCATACTGCTCCTAGTATGAAAAAAGCCTTTACTCCAACTGCAGTTGCCTACAGGTATGAACttttcttggcttttttttacattgctttGCTTTACACTGGAGGAAGAGATGAGCACATCCTTATTGGTGAAGAGTAGTATGCAGAAGGTAGCGTGTTAGAGATACATTTACCTCAATAGTATCACTTAGGGAAGGATGACTTTACATGTACAGGTATATGCTTGCAGGAAGGAACAAACATGCAGCAAAAGCAGCGTATACACTGTTCAGATACTTCTCTGATCGTCTCGAATGTGTTTGCAAGTCATGCTCTAGTTAGTATATTCATGGTCTTTGCTCTATCAGACTATCTTTGTCCTTGCATCCCAGGATAATGGTTTCCTCATTCTCAGACTCAATCAAACAGGACCTTTGCCCCTATACTCAAATTTCgtaatttcactgcgtttcctatccattttctcacctttccgctttccaccgtgttttttTTCGCTAATTAGCTCTCTCGTcttctcgtctgtcttgttcgcgtgctgctgtgtgtctcttctcgaACCCctgccccttctctaaactgcagcgtgtgtgcgcgcgtgtgtgtgtgtgcgtgtgtgcgtgtgtgtgtgtgtgtgcgtgtgtgtgtgtgtgcgtgtgtgtgtgtgtgtgtgtgtgtgcgtgtgtgtgtgcgtgtgtgcgtgcgtgtgtgtgtgtgtgcacgtgtgtgtaaccctccccttcctcttctaccacggatcttgaccaatccacgtgcggctttaaccgaagggAGGGGGGTAGAGGAGGGGggaaacaggagaaaaaaatcgtCTCCCATTTGATGGGAGCAATTGATGGGATTGAACGATGAACGATGAACGGATTGAACGTTCAATCCCATTTGATGGGATTGAACGATGGtggccggctcctcattgggagccggtcaccatcgttcacttcaaagagccggctctagagccagctcgttcgcgaacgacacatcactaaagGCTAGTTAGTTGTTAGttaggaggttagttgatcgaaaagtagatcttcggtccaaaaagttagggcacccctgatttagatggACCTACATGTTTTAATTCGCTGTAGATACTAGATGTATAGTCTACTTAAAACAATGATCTAGATCCAAATTTTATTGCATGCAACCACTTAACATGATAAATGATGAGCTCCTTTTGGCTTAGAACTTTTGTGCTTGCTCAGCCACCTGTTCCTCTTTTTGCTTGACTAAGATCACCTTGGAGCATGCGTTACTGTTGTAGTTTTGTCTTTGACTGACGACTCATTGAAAAGCTTGACTGTCACTGGGATGAGTGCCGGTGCACTGCGTGAGACAGAGCAGCCCAAACGTGCCAATTTCACCATGgtaagaaaatgaatgaaaaattgaaaatttgGAAAATGTCTTACACTGGTCAATTGCCATTTTGATCAGAAATGGCTTTATGTGTCAGTAAACGTGTCACTAAACgtatttttgactttgaataaaaaaacgttGCCATGCTTTGTAATTGAATGCTATGAAGTTTCAGAAAGCGCAAAACAATCAAAGTGAATGTTTATTTGCATCTCTGATGAAAAAAGTAACTGTTTTGAGCAGTGTTATTGATTATTAGGGTATTCTACGAAACCTAGgaattcaaatgtgtgtgtgcggggaggGGGAAATTTAACAAAATGTCTGTTTTAGTATAGTGACACTGTGAAAGACCTGCCACTCGTGATCAATATCCAAAAGTATTCGTGTGAACGCAAATTTGAACATCATCGAAGAAGACTTACGACAATAGGCGATCTTTGATGTGTAACGGAAGTAGTTCCTTCAGTGACAAGAATTGCCTTCTGATCAAATTCGCTCCTCTCTTCTCTTTGCAGAGTAACAAGCAGCAGACGGTAAATGTTTCCACTGCATCTGCATCACAGCAAATTCTTATCAAGGGATTAtgttatacatttatttttgcgcAAGTACTTACTGCGTCGTTTTTACGCTGATCGGCTAGCTGCTTAGCGGCTAAACGGGTTAGCAAGGCATTGTTACATATAGCACTGTAATAATGGATTTAAAACATGTTGCAGCTGCTGCTCTTACTATAATATGCTTTCGTTAGAATTTGTGAGCGTAATTGTTCGATTGTAATTTTCAAGGAGACGTTGGATAATTTCACCCGTCCATATTAAATTAAATGATCCGAACATAATCTCACCAGCATGATGTCATTACACGTTAGTGCAGAACTGTATTGGTTTTATAATGCtgaaaagatatatatatatttttttaaaagtgttacTCTCCATCACCAGTCACTTGTTTCGCAAGCTTCTTGTATTCATTCGTTCATCAATTAAATTATTGATGAAAGTCTTCCTGGTTCCTGTATTGTATTAGGAGGACGTTTGGTAAACCGCCCACAGGGGGCGCCAGTTACTCTACCGTTGcgtaatcaagtcaagtcaagctttattgtcaaatattagCTGTCCTTATATTACATATAAAGAACCCCCcatagatattcattcattcattcatcttccgagccgcttgatcctcactagggtcgcggggggtgctggagcctatcccagctgtcttcggtcagtaggcgggggacaccctgatgaGCCATGTGAAGcgaaaatcatttgaaaacattaAGAAGGTGGTAGATCACTTGAGTATCCCAGTAACCCTGTTGAATTGGCCGCTTTTGGGCCGCGGGCATATGTTTGCCACTTCTGGTATACACTTCATTAGTacatgtattgttattattgtcattatttgaCTAAATTCATATCATTTTTCACACCCACTTTGGTCTTTAGATTTATCTCACGATGAGTGCTGTTGTACCCAACCATCGAAGGACAAAGCCAGGAGGTAATAATGCAAATAACTCTGGCTCAAAGCTAACATTTATGGTTCAGTTTGGACCAAATAGAAATTGTcacttcattgcaggcataaaGCCAGGAGCAGCAGCCACCGGTGTGACTGGACCAACGTCTCAGATTCCCGGTCTGTCCCAGACTGCTGACCAAAGCACCGAAGTCGAGAGGATGAGCGGACGGCGGGTTGGCGTCTTTGAGTCCGACTCCGACTACGTCAAGCTTGCAAAGCAAGGGGGGCATAAAGGTAATTCTAATTCTGTGACTAGAATGTGCTCCTTACTACGATGGCATGTTTTGAAAAGTGGTTATTTGTGTGCCGTAGGGCTGTTGAGCCATGATGCCGATGTGGATGACAAGCCTCAGACAGCCTACAATCCCAACAACTGGTTTTCAGGTGATGAATCCAACaggtaaatcaaaacaaacatctcGGCACTCCTTGCCgcaccacaaaacaaaacaagttccATTTAatgagatggatagatagattgatggatggacagaaaaaaGCAAGCATGCCGAATTACTAATGTTCAAGAATACATACACAGTCTGCCCGAGACAAAGATAAAACCCTTTTAACATATTGTCGACCGGCAATTTAAGATGATGGTCTGCACATTGATGACATTACCAAGCCGCAAAATGTGATGTGCAGCTCATCGTTTGTCACGGTGGTTTTGTATTTACAGCGGCAGCAAAGCAACGTCTCCCAACAGCCAGGCGAAGGGCGGCAGGCAGCCTTTGCTTGCACCGTTTGGAACTGATAACAGTTCATCCTGGGAAAGAGAGACTGATATATTTACTCATGATAAAGATAAGGTGAAGACGTCAAAAGAGTtaccctgttttgtttttgtttttttagtcgcATCCCTTCGCCTTCCATGTTTTTTGGAGTAATATGAGTTTGCTTCGTCATTGCGTCATAACCGGCTgcgtttgtcatttattttcatttgtagtcAGTCACTTCATCATTCGTGCTCCACCGCTACACTTTTCACCATCATGCATGTCTGTGAAAGGAGTGCAAGATAAGCCGGCTCACCTTTTCATCCTGCAGATGTCTCCCGATGGTACCGCCACTCAGTTGGAGGGGTTGTCTGTGAGCAACAAATACAAGCGAACGTGAGTACATTCCACAACAACATGGACGTAGATGACAGGATGACGGTTCCACTAAAGTTTGACTTTGTGTGTTGTCGACATAGGTCTCACAATAAGCAAATGGCCCCCGTCAGCATGTCCAAGCTGCTGAGCCATGGCTACGTGGAGGACAAAAAGAAGTCGCCCAATGACGACGATTCCTCAAGTatgacatacaatacaatacagtacaatacatcctgatttatatagcgctttgacaacagctgcagctgtaacaaagcgcttaacaaaacagttaacataaagtaaaataacaaacacaacacataacataaaacacgcacagtcgtgcaatcctaaccactttcccctcatacgctttgttgtgtaaagcagtttgagatgaaagaggagagaatcaaagtgtcctttcactagtggatcagagacgtcatgctcaaaatgtgcaagctaagtttcaaagtcgaCAAGATGCTGTAGCATCCACTGACGAAAAAAAGACTTCTCCTGTgccatgtaccatattttccggactataaatcagtttttttcatagcatGGTTGAGGGTacaacttatactctggagcgatttatgggtgaaattattacgacattattatatattttcacatgttattttcacattgaacCGCAAGAGGCCGATCTATCCCTCTATTGATAaaccacgatgagtctgacgtaagcgacgtagaaatcgaagcgctgcatcttccaCCTCCAGAGTTGGTGGAGTTGCTTTAAAGTGACAGAGGATAAAGATTCTATTGgctttagtgatttggagtgacattaatggtttggtgaacttgttagcatgttctttatgctatagttatctgaataacacttaatatgttacttgaacataccaggcacattctcagttcgtcgtttatgcgtcatgtaacagCCTATCATACACTTATAGTCAtcgtgttgttttctatttttatttttaattgcctttcaaggtggcatgtatgttcttggtgttggattttatcaaatacatttcccccccaaaatgcaaaTTATACTCCAGTGTGACTTATGTTTTTGCttcttattatgcattttatggttgGTGCGACCTATACTCCGGAgcaatttataatccggaaaatacggtaaatccaTTCCAATTTCAAGTGCCGACTCTCAATTTCAAATTCGCATCTGCGCTCCGCGttgacgctcctctctcctcatcctcgggtccacaagccatccatccagccgcaccaactgtccaacagcgcctacatctccactgaacaaaacggggctgtgaaaaatgctgcccatttcagCCGCAAAAAACACAGGCACCCCGcccggggctgtccagcaccgacagtcaatggcgccgacattcctcccaatcgaaatctgtgctggtacaggcgtgctgccgagaaggcgcaaccatcaAGACACATTGggccacatttgacaataaagttgtatccaatccaatccaaattttCAGACGGAAGGCCGGCACCATTTTTCACACTCTGCTGAAATGATCCACACACAAGCAAATGTCGagttgaaatggtttttgtCAGAGGCGCTATGGTATGACTCCTTGTGACTGGCTCCAAGTCAGCCCTCACATTATACAGAAGCTCCAaaattgttttgtaatttttgtttccaccatttaaaaaaaagctatatCACCTCCCTTTTTCCTTACCCCTCTACGCCGCCAAAGTAAGCACAGTCATCTTTAATCATGTCCTACCACGTCACACCTGCCTTTCAGATCCAAAATTAACCATCACAGTTCAAGTCAGCTTTGAGAATTCACATTGCACGTGCcaaatcaattcatttttgGAAGTATTCTTTACCAGAAGGTACAAAATTGCCCAGCAATTTTGCCCATTTGGCAGACGCGCACTCAGGTGCACCCGGTCAGTAGATCAGCTACCACATTATTTTTTGGACATGGAAACTTTTAATAAATCCGCTTCATCATGTATGCCTGTCAGTGCAATTTCTCagaactgatgttttttttaatttttattttgggtgtgGGGCTTGTTTTGCAGGTGTGACCTCGGAGCAAACAAGCACCGTTGCAACGGAGGATGTAGATGACCTCGATTAGTGCATCGAGTCGCCGTTCTCACGTTCACTCACTCTTCTCAGTCATTCACTGACTGTTTGTGCTCATGTTTATGCAGAGGGAAGAGCTCTTTTGATTTGCTTTGGTTTGGATAAAGCATTTCATTGATTAGATGtgatgatgttgttttggttttgtaacGCAATTCCCCGATTCGACAGGTATCTTGCGAGCCGTGGGGACAACTACCTTTTTGGTTCTCTTAAAATGTTTCCATCCTTAAGCATGCTTTTGAGCTGCTCAATTTGCCGGCCTAATTGTGTGAAGTCCGTTCTTGATGTGTTGTGCTAATTTATTTGCGTTAAAGTGTAGtaaaataaagtgtgtgtttgaGCTGCAGGTGCGAGTTGACTGCAAAGCCGGCAGTTACAAAGTGATGTTTAGCTTCCAGTTctgcaaaatatttgtttgatgCTGTATTAACCTGATGTCTCATGTTCTGACTGTAAGCAGAATAAAACTGACTCTAATTGCAGTTATAGATGTGCCTGTGCCAAGTGTTGGGTGACGACATTGCGTTACTTACTTACTGATATTTTGCAGACCAACAAACTAAACATGTTCTGAAGTACAAGTGAGTCATGAAAGTACTCTGTGTATATAGTACTAATCAAGAAGATGGACCTGGCCCATGCAATATTTGGATTTCATGACAAACCCAACATCCCACCATCTCCCTCTTTGAGCAAGAGTGAATCTGGAGAGAAGCTAGTTCGTCATCGTACAAGTATACTTAGGCCATCCCAAAACCTCTTTAGATTTCTCACCGACCTCTTGAGACACTTACTGCTTTTGATTCTTTCTCCCAACAATATATCAACCTGACCGTGATGAGAAAATCCACATCCGGCCGAGACAGGTCATGTTCAAACAgaaaaaatgcctttttgaaGACAGGAACACAACTGTCATTCATTAAAACTAATCTGATGAGGTATGTTTCAGCAATACAAAAATGGTGAAGTTTTGTCCCTTTTTATAATGTTCTCTTTGGAGCTCAGGTCTCCTTTTATTTACTGTTCATGCATATACATATATCACCGCTTCAACTGTAACAAATTGGCACGAAACAGTGAGACCACACATATGCTTGGAGTGACTCACCAACATGTGATTcctcaaacacacattttatttcaataaattgGCATGTGCATGTACTGCTTTTGTCTTGTTCTTTCTCAGAGCCTTAGTCAAATTTTGTGTTTCTTACTGGACCAAATGTTCCGAGTGTGAATGCTATACAACTTTAAAACCCCCAGAGAAGCCAAGaaaccttttcttctttggaaaatgatgaattataccttaaatgactgctatatgttcactgaacaccaaaatatatgggggttttttccaaatatttaatgctttaattctAATTTACGATTAGGGCCAAAATTGACccttgggatttaagggtagcatttgagaaTTTataagggccaaatttgacccagtgggttctccagggttaagcaTTCACATTGCTAATCGCagagcatgtatttttttttcttcagatacATTGCTATCAAATCATAGCAATAGCATCTTTCAAATGGAGAGGGTTTATGACTACactagacatttaaaaaaaaaaagtttacacatccctattcaaatgacatttttttctactttaTGATAATGAGACCAAGAACAATTATTTCCAAACGTTTTCCACCTTTAATGTGACCTACAAC
Protein-coding sequences here:
- the c2h7orf57 gene encoding uncharacterized protein C7orf57 homolog encodes the protein MCNGSSSFSDKNCLLIKFAPLFSLQSNKQQTIYLTMSAVVPNHRRTKPGGIKPGAAATGVTGPTSQIPGLSQTADQSTEVERMSGRRVGVFESDSDYVKLAKQGGHKGLLSHDADVDDKPQTAYNPNNWFSGDESNSGSKATSPNSQAKGGRQPLLAPFGTDNSSSWERETDIFTHDKDKMSPDGTATQLEGLSVSNKYKRTSHNKQMAPVSMSKLLSHGYVEDKKKSPNDDDSSSVTSEQTSTVATEDVDDLD